GTTCTCTTTTTGCTTTTATTCTTGGGAAAATTGGAATATGCCCCAAAATCAACTGTCATCTTGGGGATATGCCTCAGGATTCCAGTTTTTTGGAATATTCCCCAAAGTAATGGTTTCCGTCAAGGAACCGTTAAATAGTCAATTTATCGTAAATGTGTTTGAACTTTCTTTCCAGTTTTTTCGAGATTTTTTTGTCTGAATATGTTCCTAAACCTTCTAAAGGTGTTAGTATATCGTACATCTGTCTTTTAATTCGCATATGTGATCCCAAGAGTATGCGAATATTGACTACTTAACTGTTTTGGGTGGAATTTTGGATGGATAGGGTATATTCCCGAAAGCTGGAATCCTGGGGCATACCCCAAATGACAGTCGATTTCGGGACATATCCCCAATATTTCCTTTATTCTTTTTCGGAGAAATAAGAATTTTCTTTCCCCGTCTGTATTTGTGGATCGTTTTGCCTTGGATCAATaacctctccaaaatcttccCAAAACCTAAAGATGAAccatttttttggggaccatgattctaTTTCAGGAAAGACATTATAAGTAATCtcaagtcaccccttatctaaatgttTTTCTTAATACCAAACTTACCCTCCTTAATTAAATGTTTTAGTTtaataattaattagttattagttaatgattagtaattattagtgattagtatgattGGGATTAGCTACCATTAAGAAGTtctattacaaaaaaaattaaaaaatttctttGCGATCAAACCAAACTATATATTTGGTGTGACCAGTAAAAATTTCGTTAGaaagaaattttaaattttttttggttacccaaatttatgaccaaaaaccgaacttaatgattagtaatgattattatgattagtaatgattagttaccagtaacaagttcggttacaaaaattgaaattttttctttttgatgaaaccgaactctatagttcggttacaaaaaaatttaaaactttttacgatcaaaccgaacttaaagttcggttaccCAAATTTATGAACAAAAACCGAACttaatgattagtaatgattattatgattagtaatgattagttaccagtaagaagttcggttacaaaactgaaattttttctttgcgatcaaaccgaactgtatagttcggttacaaaaaaaatttaaaactttttacgatcaaaccgaacttaaagttcggttaccCAAATTTATGACCTAAAACCGAACTTAATAATTAgtaatgattattatgattagttaccagtaagaagttcggttacaaaaattgaaattttttcttTGCTATCAAACCGAACTgtatagttcggttacaaaaaaaatttaaaactttttacgatcaaaccgaacttaaagttcggttaccCAAATTTATGACCTAAAACCGAACttaatgattagtaatgattattatgattagttaccagtaagaagttcggttacaaaaattgaaattttttctttacgatcaaaccgaacttaaagttcggttaccCAAATTTATGACCAAAAACCGAACTTAAAGCCCAAGGGTGTAATCGGTGGttgatggttggtggtggtggtaatcgatagttggtggtggtgataatcgaaggtggtggtggtggtaattggcggtggtagttggtggtggtggtaatcggtggttggtggtggtgataatcggaggaggtggtaatcggcgatggtgggaggaggtggttatatatatatatatatatggttattaggttggttttaaattaaattaggttaaggataggttagtcatttcaacactttaggacatcccttataactATTAGGAAGGttgcctaataaaatcatggtcccctcaaaaaaatcgtggtccctaaaaaatcattcctaaGGATATAGCCAGCAGTAGTCTGCATATTCTTTGCTTTGTCAGCACATTCATTTTCTACGTAATCCACAATAAGGCAAGCTGGGCCCTTGCTTGTCTTTGGAAGTAGATAGAAACCCATTGAATACATTTAGCTGCATTTTCTGTGAGAATACCTCTTAACATTGGATTTGAAAACATTCAACACAATTAAAACACTGACTGCACCAGGATCTGTTGGGTTGCGATTTTCTAGTTCAATCTTGGGAGGATTTCCTAGTATGCTTGCAATCTGATTTTCGACCTCAACACTAGGAATTCTGGTGGTAACTTTTTAATATCAATCCAGAACTGTTGagtgagaaaatcaagattctccGGGATAACATAAGGATTTCATTCTTTAAAAACAATTAGATAACCATCAAAACTCCAAGGACCATTTTCTAGAAAAAAATTATACTAATCCCATTCATAGAACCGAAAGACAAGCATATTCTTGCATGACTTCTGATTTGAAAATATTTCCCCAAGCCATTGTCGCTTCTTGTTCAGCTTTCACAATACCCATGGAATGCTCATAGAAAACTTTTCCAATCAGGCTAATTCCCACTTTTTGATTCCCGGACTGAGCTTGATGTGAGGATACCTAATCACTCTTCTAATTTGATCATATACATCTAAATTTGCATTTTTAATTCGCTCAATGAGGTAAGATAACTCACAGACTGATTTTCTAGACATTGCAACAAAGAAAAACACAAACAGCACCCGGAaagtgagaaattgatgaaacaTTTGTTCTTACCTTTCCTATTTATAGAGGTATTGCATGTATTTTTCTTGCAACGTGTAGAATGCTTCAGATAAATTTCACTGCTTATCATACAATTGAGATGATAAATCATCAACCCAAGCCGAGAAAGCATCCACCGACCAGAATTTTCAATTTGATTTTGGCCAGACCATCTTTTAAGACGTAATGTGCCCTCTTGTGTGTGAGTTACAAATGCTAATGTGAGGTATTCAAACACAAATGACATGAAGGCAAACGAATATGCAGAATTGTATTTCTTATCAATGGTACCTGTTAAGACTCAGGAGACCAAGAAGGGAGATGGATGATGTTAGGCACAAATATGTCATATACACACTTCATGTTTAGGAAAATCCTAAACATGACGCTCGTTTCCTCTTTTTTGGGCTTCTTTTTTTGGTACAAATGGGATTCTTGAAAGACGAGGATTTTACACGATCATACACCACCATATTTCTTGACTGACGGAGGCCAGGATAACCTCCTTTGGCTCAAACTATCAACTTGAGAAGGCTCACTTAATTCACTGCTGTCGTCTTCTTGTCTCCTTTGGCTTCTCATAACCAAGTCATTCAAGGTCGGTTCCTCTCTCCAAGGTAGCGGAGTTACGCAGTCTGAGTCACCTAATCCCCCTTTGAAAATATCCTTTGGCGGTCTAGTCGGTGAGGAGTACGACGAATGACCCACTCGCAGATTTTGAAGTGTTGAAAAGGTTTCCCTCATTGCTGATATAGCTTCGGAAAATCGTGTACATGATGCTAAAGCGACAGGGATTGGTCGGAGCATTTCCTTTATCAAGCAATCCAACAGAATGTAATAAAAGTTGGGCCATTCTGAAGCTAACAAAGTTTTTTACTCATCAAGTTGATTAAGGTTCCAAATCAGATTCATGATTGGTTGTTAAATGGACCCAGTGATTCAAAGCAATTGATCCTGAACTGAAAAATGTCAAACTAGTGGAAAACATACCCCCCAGACTGATGGTGACTCGCTGAAGTTCTGGCTCCATTGGAAATCTGCAATAGATGCTGTTAACGCCCCATAATCGCTCGCAGCCTTGTGCAAGAGttctgaaaattgtttctgcAGTAACCCAGATAATAAATCAATTCTAATGCCTGGTACCAACTTTCTCAGTTTATAAGTCAGTGGTCATTTACGATAAGATACACGACTTCCCATTCTGCCCGACTAGTTTCAACAGTTTAAGCTTAATTACTGAAAGAGGGGTACATATAAATACCCCTCACTTTCAGGATTTTCAAAAATACCCCTAAAGGATAATATCTGAGTTTTAGGGTCTACTTTTTGGTTCACATAAGTAAATTAACCTCTAATGGAGGCTGAGTGGACTTTTTTACGCGTCAAGAATGCTTGTTAAGTTTCATGCTTTGAAGAAGTACTAGTTAAGCCTCACTAAAACTTAAAAAGATACCCCTCAAGAGTATTTCTACATAGGAAAAAAAAATGAGGGGCAGTTAAATAATGCTCCCCAACAGGAAAACATCTAGCTTAACTACTTATAAGGAAAGTTAGTTAATTTTTATATACACACAAGTATTTGGCATGAACTCAAAATCTATTCAAAATCAAAACTGGTCAGTGCCGAGTGGTACCATTAAGATCTTTGGTTAGACTGAGTCATGGGGAGTAAATATGTTCACAAATTCATCCTTACCTGAAACTCTGCTTCTACTGGAATGCAGTCTAGTGAATATGGTTGCTGTAGTCGAGCAATGATGCGATCCTGCCATATGAAAGCACCAAACTTAAGACACATGATTGGAAAGTGTTATAGCGTAAgggaccaaaagaaagaaaaagactcTATTCATGCAATATGAAACCATACCGATATACCAATCTAAACTTGAAATTTCGAATGCTTCTAAGGTGAAAGCAATAAGTGCACACATTCATGGAGCAAGAGTCTGTATGAACCCAGCCTTATTTCCCATTCAATTTCATATTTAGTGTCAAAacaacaactacaaagagaatctAAGTcttaattttgtatcaaaaagaGTGTTGACAAAGAAACCTGGTTCTCGAGATGAACTCTGACACATATGGATAAATTATAAAACTCTATTTACTTGAATGGCTAACCGAACCTACATGACGCAGATGGAGCTCAGAAAGCCAATAGAGAAACTCATTCAGCTAACGGAATACTCTAGAACTAGAGATTTCAAGGGTTACAATATAAAGCTTCACCCGTGGATGACTAGTTAAAGCTTCTATGGAACCCTTAACAAGCTATTTGACACAAACTAGAGTTCTAGGACACGAAGAAAAACTAAACAACTTGCTCTAAATTTTTTAAGTCTATGATATTGAGCTTCTACAAGCATTGAGCCTATGAGACAGAAGCATCCCTTTAATAAGAGTAAGTAACGCTAGAAAATATCCAGTACATACCAAAAGCCCTTcatttgaagccaaagcttaTCCAGGAGAACATACATGTTCAAAATGGAACTTCTTTACATTTCAAAGGTTACATGCAAATATAGAGAGATTTCTTGAAATTACATACCTTATTCTGAATAACATCTTTTAATATGACAGTAACCCTTGATAGTGATTCACACTTCTTTTCCATTTCACTCACATGTGTAAGATAAGCCACATTCTTATCTTCCTGAATAATAAAAACATATCTGATTAAATGATGACCTAGAAACCCGCAAACAACTAGTTAGAGGCATATCATAAATAGCATCTGAACCTAGGTTACCTCCATGTAACAGACAAATGGAACTAATTGATTTTGACCAGGCATGGGAAAATCAAAGAGGAAATAACTATAAGAATGGGAATAGTGCATATATCTTATACCTTTCGACCTTGGAGTTCCACTTGCAAGTCTGCTATTTTTCGTTGTACAGTTGTAAGCACCCTTAGAACTTTTATCAAGTCATCACTCTTCTCACCAGTAGGAGCTGACAAGCTCTGTAGATCTTCCTAGATGGGATAGACAAAGTTGAGGATAGGTGATAGTCAGATGACCAGACAGATCCCAACAAAATTCAACTGCAGAACTTTCTTTAGATACATACAAATACTACAAGGTACGAAGACCAACTAAACCAAGTTATTTGACCATACAGCTATGGTCTGAAATGGTTGAGAGTTAAACGGGATAAAGTTACAGGCTGATATGACTCGATATAATGGATGTGTATCCATAATTGTGACCACTCTTCACTCATTTAGACTGCACTCAGAGTACAAGGAAACTGGAATCACACTTGAATTCCCATAATTCACCAATTCTGCACTTCAAAAgcaaattaatattttgagtactcaaatcaacatttGTTTTACCCTCGTTTGTATTCTCCCTTTTCCAATTTGATCTTATGAGTTGCAATTTAAATCAAACGGGGCTCTGCAAAATTAGAGCAACCAAAATTCCTAGAACttgaagcaaaaacaaaatagagaggaaatcaaaaattaaaaatttgcaGAGAATGTTTATAGAAAGAATGATACTGATCTCATGAATAAACTAACCTAAAGGGCAGGCCAACATAAAAACCATTTCTCGATCTGAAATAGTGTTTAAACGAAATTGAGAGCGAAATGAGGGGTTTAGACTAGTGGTACCTGAGCAGGAGGAGGAGGTATAGAGAAACCAAGATCAGCAACGATTGATAATGCATCAGACATACCACCAAGACGTCTTGTTGGTTTCCTTCCTACCCATGTTGAGTCATTCCCCATTGACATATCTTCTCTCTTTAACCCAATTCACGGTTTATTTAGCAAGATCGCTGATTTGTCTCTCacttctcttctctctctctcgaCTAGTAAGGCAGTACCCCACTTCAAATGATTAGAAATACAGAAATTTCTAGGATGGTTGGATCAAACAAAGATGCTTTTCCTTTGATTAATAACCAATTTTGATTTGAATGGTTTTAGCTTTAGAACATCTCCGACGGAGGGCGGaagttttattttcttagagaaaaTCATGTCATCATTGTGGACCCTCATTTAAATTCATTTTTACAACGTAAGTCCAATAATATAGGAAGGGtattaaaataaatataaagGTATTAGAGAAAATCATGTCATCATTTTCAAGCGTccgaagaattgtttagttagtaacgacgctaatagtggttttggtagctttatttttcatagattaggcgttgctattTAAAAAGGTGTTGGAACCCGACTTGTTGCTatgttaccaaccaaaagctttgtataatggTTAAGATcccaagaataataataataataatttaattattatttataaataaaattttctaaaccaATAGGAAAAAGGAAATCACTTTTATCTATATCAAAAAACACAAATCTTAGAAATAAGACCTCCATTAAAAATGGTTCATGAGAAAAATGCTATTATTTTTACCACTTATGTATAACCCCGTAAACAAGGATCTAAATAAAAAGTTCACATAGGATATTTAGCACCCACTGTTAGAGATGCTTTTATAGGTTTGAAATTCAAATTAGCTTGTCACCCATTTTAGTTTTGGATGATCAAAGTTTTGTTTAGATTTAATGGATTTTACCGTCGGTACAAGCCaagggaaagaagaagagggGTTAAAAGACGTAGAAATTAACGCTCATACCCATTGTTACTAGGTTTTGGACGCTCTAGTCCACCCCTCTGAAGCTCTGGACGCCATACTTCAACTTCAAGTATACCCCTTGTTTTATTGTCTAGTCCAAAAATCTAGTGTGTCCTGATTCCCTTATTTTCAATATACCACCAATAGCCTTCCAGcgattttattgattttttgtATCTGAAATTTGAATTCACAAAGGATCGAGAGAGACAGCTAGAGATTAAACGTTGGTGACGATTCAATAAATAAAGAGAGGTTTTGTAGTATTTAATCATTTTTGCAACATAATTCATTCTCAAAATTGTTTATGATTCTgagttttttttgaatttatggtACGAATACGATCTATTACATTTTATTGATgcatgattttgatttgattttttttatttcttaggtTTTGATTCTCGTAAAACGCTTttgattactattttttattttgatttttgtttttatgatgcatgatatgaaatcgaaTTGATAGTTGATTATAAGCTTCTGATATATTCATTTAAGTATTCTAATAAGACTCTGAATGTTCTATTTTCGATCAGTCGATGGAGTATTtggtttttatttactttttgaatATATAGAATATGCATTTTCCTGTACAAGTTTTAGGCTATACAAATCTGCAAATGTGATTTGATGATTTTTACATCCTTTTATATTCGATTtaggtttcttgatttcttgttCATGTGTGTTTGTAAAACGTTATGTGTGTTTGTATAATGCTCTGAATTTTATTCATGGTGATTGATATCTTTTTATAGAAATGTATTTTATTGTACATTGTACATTTTCCAGTGAGTGATATCTTTTTATAGCATGTGTATTCTTTTGTACAATGCAATGTAGTTAATACTGTCGTACCGACTGATAATATCGGAATTTATCGTGTATCGGATTAACCTAGGAGATACGTAAAATACCAGTGATACATAAATATCCCGATTATATAGGTCATATAATTCATACCCGGACGATATATCGGTCACAATATCCGTCAATAATACCAGTAAGGATACAAATGCATTTGTTaacatttttttaaaaaattttcttCTGGTACAAATTCTATGTTTATGGATGTTAGATTATCAAGTGAAACTAGTTTCATTGATGTTTTTACATGATAAATGCCTTCTATTAAACCTTTGATTAACATAATGCACATGTACCTATCTACCTATAAATACTTTAAATAGTGGATTGTGTATCGCTGATAAAATCCAATATAATCTTTTATCTGGGTGTATCACACGTCGCCAATACGATATTAACTATTTTTGTACACTGTATATTTTATGGGGTGTGTATTCTTTGTAATATGCAGGGGTATCAAACATGTCTGAGAAGGTTGTTTATGAAATTTTTAATCATTGTGAGCATTTTGTGTCGTGTAAGCACGAGGAGCACTGTACATGAGTTGAAGGGTTTTGCATGCAAGCAGTGGAGGTCTTTGTCTCCTAAGACTATACATTTGAGCTATATAGATAATGATCAAATAGTTTATGTACTTGGTGATATACAACTGCAAGGTTTAATTGCTCTTACATTGTTATTAAcaatgaagatttctatttgaatgTTGACGTGATTCAGAGGCATACTTCTCGTTCTAAATCTGGTTATAGTACTAGTTCTAGTACTGCAAATCCTTGTGTAACTGAAATACCTAAGCTTGAAAGGGTGGTAGAGCATGATGCAGATAAGGGCAAGCCTATTATTTCCAATGAATGGATTTATATTTTTGACAAGATGGGTAGATAATTTATGAGTGGTGTTCAAGCAGTTAAAATCGGTGTGGATAAGTACAAGATAAATTATGATTTTGAAAAGTGACCACACTCGTTATACTGCAAAGTGCAAAAAAGATGGATGTTCAtggaggattcactttgggcTTGTGAATGGTGACACTTATCGGTTCCTTCTGAAAGATGTTAATGTTCTCACAGGTGAGGGTGTTCATATTAGTCCATATTACTGATTTTTTTTATGGTGTACATAGGTTTGCACCTTATATATGTAGGCTCTTTAGGTGTAACTTGTGATGagaaatatcttctaaaaagtttcttaggcattcggcctcctctcctgctttatctaacacaataaactccgactccatagtggAACGAGCTATACATgtttgtttggaactcttccaagatacagacgcacctgctagagtgaaaacatatccactcgtagacttagactcctctgagtctgctatctagtttgcatcgcaaaatccctcaaggaaggAAGGTTACCCtttgtaattcaaacaaaaggtcattgtgaacTTTAATTACCTCAgcactctaataagtgcatcccaaatattttaggttttttatgtGTATGTCCATAGTGGTTGTGCACCTTATATATGTAGACTTgtttaggtgtacattgtggtgcacattacttattctAGGCTTTTTCGGTGTAGATTATGGTGTAAATTACTTATTCTTACTTGATCTATGTCTTCTTTTTGTAGCTCTGGTGTTGGTTTTGAGATATGATTAAGTGTGCATTGTAGTGCAcattacttattttatttttgcggttgcggtgttggtttgaggttgaagaggcctccagtaatagtgaatcctgagatTGATGATGCAACTAAAAAATATCAGATGGTTTTCATATGTTTTGGTTCTTGCAAGAGGGGATATAAGTATCTTATGCCCGTGAGTTACTTGGACGCAATTTTCCTTAGCGGTAGATTCAGGGGTGCTGTCATAGCTGCAACCTATGTCAATGGAAACAACGGTTTTTACCCATAGGCTTATGCTCTTGTTTCTGCTGAGAAGAAAGAAAATTGGTCTTGGTTTCTGGAAAATCTTAAACAAGTGGTGCATGGTCGTCCTATAGTTTTATAAGTGATCATGGAGAAGGCCTTTTGCAGGGAATTCCAAAGATATTTTCTGATCATATCacaattattgtttttcttacatCAAGTGCAATCTTCTACCAGATCAGGTGATGCGAATTCCAAAGATGTTATTGATTTGTTCTACAAAGATGCTTACTCTTATACAACAACTAACTTTGAAGATGTTTTGCGGGGTATGCATGCGCTTGGATGTGGAAATGTTTCCAATTATATCAAGATtattctaaaggagaaataggaaAATGCATTTTTCCCTATATGCAGATATGGTACTCACTCCTCAACTCTTGCCGAGTCATTTAATAATTGGATTGCTGATATCAAAAAGTTGTCTTCTTATGCTCTTGTCGATGAGATACAGTGAGTACGATGTTTAGTGTTTCattcatttgtttttttgtttattaGTGAAGctgctttttctttttgttgtgcgTAGTTTATTTGAAGCAGTGTATAGTTCTGCAATTATGTGTACATTGTTATACACGTGGattttcttaatgtgtacattgttgtacacatgtttatTTGTCATTCTACAACTATGTGTACATCGTTGTACACATGAATTTCATAATTGTTTATTTATCTTCTTTATAGatcattgttaatttattatttgtggttttattattTAGTTTGAAGATTATGAGGAAGAATGCTAAGAGAAGGGTAGCATGTCTAGAAAATTTCATATATAATTCTTTACTGAAAGAAAAAACTTGGACGGTTATTGAGTCGGGAGAAAGATTGTACAAAGTCCATTTTCCCAGGTCTCATAATATAGGTATTTTGCAGAAAATGTGTATGTGTCACAGGTGGCGAGTTAATGATTTTCTTTGTGCACATGCTTGTGCTTCCATTCAAGCTACGAGAGAGGACATCTATTTATTTGTTGTGACATATTTCACCACTGAATTGTTCAACTTGGCATACCAGGAGATCGTACTCCTTATCCCAAATTTTGATAAGCCGCAGGCTTATGACCCTAGTGATAGGGTTGTTGTTCCCATTATTGTTCCTCCACCTGGTTGATGAAGAACACTAGCGTATCAAGAGTGCTTTAGAGAAACAAACAAGGTTtatgatgtgcacaaagtgcttcacCCTTGGTCATCACAACAGACCTACCTTCCCTATTCCTTGATGCTTTTTACTatgttatttttgtttgaaagattctatgtttttggtttttacttttggtAACGTCTTTTCAATTTTGTAGGCTTGGATAATTAATGTTAGGACATGTGTACCATTATATACACCTTCCAATACACTTCAATTTTCTTACATGTCATGACATGTGTACCCTTATGTACATCTTCTTATACAATGGATGATTTTATGTTATTTTGTTTAGACAAATTCtatgtttttggtttttatttttggtgATGCCTTTTCAATTATGTATAATTACTTTTTGGTAATGTCTTTTCAATTCTACAGGCCTGGATAATTAGGAAAAATTTCCAGTACATGAGTACCATTATGTATACTTCAGTTTTCTAACATGCCAGTACATGTGTTGGTTTATATACACCTTTATGTTTTTTTACAATGATAGTATGTAATTTATCTTTAAGTATCTAGTTTATATTTTACTTGTACATGTACCAATCATATTTTACTATGTTAAAGAATTCAATAGTGGATGTTTTTAATAACATGTCAGTAGTTTGTACAATAATGTCCACCTTAACATTTTTGATAGAATGAAAGAGAAGTTGTTGATTAACAAGAAACATTATCATAAccattttaattaaaaaaaatcctaacttgAAAGTAAGTCTATAGGTATTTCAAAACATCGATATTCAAACTACTAATAAGATTAATTCAAGGTCTTTATAGTAGTGATAAGTCTTAAACAGAAAGTTTTCTGAAGATTAAAAAGATTTTGAAGCAAATCAGAAAGTGATCTTATTTAATAAAaaatcctcttcctcttcaatgtTGGCAGACCTTTAACTGCACGTCACTCCTTGTATAGTGCATCGTCTGCTACATCCCACACTTTGGCATAACCTTTATGGGGTTTCAGCATTTTGGCAACCATCTTCAATCTCATTTGACAAATGTGTTCCCCCCTCTTATAATCTCTTTCTATAGTTTTCTTTTCTTGAGACTTGATTTCATAAAGTAACAAGTGTGTACAAGGAAATCTGTGTTGATTCCTTGTGCCAGTCATGGCATGATGTTTAATTCATGCTCTTTTATAGGTGGATGACCCATTAACACTCTCTTCTTATTGAGTTATAATAGCATTGTCTCTGCCATTTGATGTGCATAAGCTTTGTATGTCCCCTCATATCATGAGTGCGAGGATTTATACCCCTTCCATTCAAGAGcttcaaaatcaaatttcaacatcGACCAATGTCTTTCTGCTTTCATTGTCTATGTAGAATGATTCATGGGGATTACTACAACTTCTAGATTTTCTGGAATGTTCCTTATGA
This portion of the Papaver somniferum cultivar HN1 chromosome 11, ASM357369v1, whole genome shotgun sequence genome encodes:
- the LOC113320830 gene encoding AUGMIN subunit 2-like; this encodes MSMGNDSTWVGRKPTRRLGGMSDALSIVADLGFSIPPPPAQEDLQSLSAPTGEKSDDLIKVLRVLTTVQRKIADLQVELQGRKEDKNVAYLTHVSEMEKKCESLSRVTVILKDVIQNKDRIIARLQQPYSLDCIPVEAEFQKQFSELLHKAASDYGALTASIADFQWSQNFSESPSVWGEMLRPIPVALASCTRFSEAISAMRETFSTLQNLRVGHSSYSSPTRPPKDIFKGGLGDSDCVTPLPWREEPTLNDLVMRSQRRQEDDSSELSEPSQVDSLSQRRLSWPPSVKKYGGV